A single region of the Plantactinospora soyae genome encodes:
- a CDS encoding Rieske 2Fe-2S domain-containing protein gives MRLTGTGHASMRIDTGAGSILCDPWVNPAYFASWFPFPDNSQLDWETLGQVDYLYVSHLHRDHFDAEHLKRFISKKATVLLPEYPTSELEDELRELGFTSFLRTKTNEVMELDGGLKVMVQALTSPTDGPIGDSSLWVEYDGVRLLNQNDARPSDLDIFAELGHVHAHLLQFSGAIWYPMVYELPTAAKTAFGKQKRDRQMDRTIRYIDDLKASWVFPIAGPPCFLDDELWQFNDIHGDEGNIFPDQQVFQDHYTELGYDNSVILLPGTVSEVGVDTCETSQPVPDVREFFVRKEEHLREYQARSRPVIEAAKASWRHPEIDVLAGMKRRIEPLLDESIYLAKGVGGPVRFDLVGYDGESVESILVDFPGKEVRPAADEKVRYRFRTERALVEHLLHIDEVDWVNSLFLSCRFSAARIGQYNEFVYSFFKCLSEERLQYAEGWYDEHERAVDAEDITLGDWVVQRRCPHLKADLTRFGIVEGNQLTCQLHGWRFDLESGRCLTSVGHKVRAHRAGEPAPVTVDAESAG, from the coding sequence GTGCGACTGACCGGTACGGGACACGCGAGCATGCGGATCGACACCGGTGCGGGCAGCATCCTGTGCGACCCATGGGTCAACCCGGCCTATTTCGCCTCATGGTTCCCGTTCCCGGACAATTCACAGCTCGACTGGGAGACGCTCGGGCAGGTCGACTACCTGTACGTCTCGCACCTGCACCGGGACCACTTCGACGCCGAGCACCTCAAGCGGTTCATCTCGAAGAAGGCCACCGTCCTGCTTCCGGAATACCCCACCTCCGAACTCGAGGACGAGCTGCGGGAACTCGGGTTCACCAGCTTCCTGCGTACCAAGACCAACGAGGTCATGGAACTCGACGGCGGCCTGAAGGTGATGGTCCAGGCGCTGACCAGCCCGACCGACGGGCCGATCGGTGACTCGTCGCTGTGGGTGGAGTACGACGGCGTACGGCTGCTGAACCAGAACGACGCCCGCCCGAGCGATCTCGACATCTTCGCCGAACTGGGCCACGTGCACGCGCACCTGCTCCAGTTCTCCGGCGCGATCTGGTACCCGATGGTCTACGAGCTGCCCACGGCGGCCAAGACCGCGTTCGGCAAGCAGAAGCGCGACCGGCAGATGGACCGGACGATCCGCTACATCGACGACCTCAAGGCGTCCTGGGTCTTCCCGATCGCCGGCCCGCCGTGCTTCCTCGACGACGAGCTGTGGCAGTTCAACGACATCCACGGCGACGAGGGAAACATCTTCCCCGACCAGCAGGTCTTCCAGGACCACTACACCGAGCTGGGCTACGACAACAGCGTGATCCTGCTGCCCGGCACCGTCTCCGAGGTCGGTGTTGACACCTGCGAGACCAGCCAACCGGTGCCGGACGTGCGGGAGTTCTTCGTCCGCAAGGAGGAGCACCTGCGCGAGTACCAGGCCCGGTCCCGGCCGGTGATCGAGGCGGCGAAGGCATCCTGGCGGCATCCGGAGATCGACGTGCTGGCCGGGATGAAGCGTCGGATCGAGCCGCTGCTGGACGAGTCGATCTACCTCGCCAAGGGGGTGGGCGGCCCGGTCCGGTTCGACCTGGTCGGCTACGACGGCGAGTCGGTCGAGTCCATCCTGGTGGACTTCCCGGGCAAGGAGGTCCGGCCGGCCGCGGACGAGAAGGTGCGCTACCGGTTCCGTACCGAGCGGGCGCTGGTCGAGCATCTGCTGCACATCGACGAGGTCGACTGGGTCAACTCGCTCTTCCTCTCCTGCCGGTTCTCCGCCGCCCGGATCGGCCAGTACAACGAGTTCGTCTACTCCTTCTTCAAGTGCCTCTCCGAGGAGCGCCTCCAGTACGCCGAGGGCTGGTACGACGAACACGAGCGGGCCGTCGACGCCGAGGACATCACCCTGGGCGACTGGGTGGTGCAGCGGCGCTGCCCGCACCTGAAGGCGGACCTGACCCGGTTCGGCATCGTCGAGGGCAACCAGCTCACCTGCCAGCTGCACGGCTGGCGGTTCGACCTGGAGAGCGGCCGCTGCCTGACCAGTGTCGGGCACAAGGTCCGGGCCCACCGGGCCGGCGAGCCCGCCCCGGTGACCGTCGACGCCGAGTCGGCCGGCTGA
- a CDS encoding phytoene desaturase family protein: MTAELPARADVVIVGAGHNGLVSAILLARAGLDVVVLEAADTIGGAARTENPFPKVPALRHSTGSYLLGLMPPELIELLDVQIPVLRRDPHYFLPTPGGVGSPYLLFGADREGTREQMERFFSRADVTADDAMQAELAALREDLGPAWLAEPLPVEETADRYIRRALREPFVDLVRGSVADYLARFDFRSELLVSMYAVTDGLSGLNAGPDDPGTGHNFLAHNMCRLPGSGGTWMIVAGGMGTVTSTFADAARAAGATILSGTPVSAITVDGGAASGVVLDDGRTVDAEVVLGAGDPYRLMELVPDGALPASLTERMTAVRRTGTTLKVNLALSGLPRFTCLPADAPSPFGATIHLLPGSTSLLPGATGDEPPMAALRRMWADVQAGRLPDEPTIEWYLHTTVDPSLRDEAGHHSSALFVQSVPYAPTGASWDELLPGYVERLLAICDRYAPGTTELVADAVPLTPPGIEAHFGITGGHIHHVDNTVSFTDRMPYATGLDGLYAGGAGCHPGGSVIGAAGHNAARRILTDLGQVGPGR, translated from the coding sequence TCCGCCATCCTGCTGGCCCGGGCCGGCCTCGACGTGGTGGTGCTGGAGGCCGCCGACACGATCGGCGGGGCGGCCCGCACCGAGAACCCGTTTCCGAAGGTGCCGGCCCTGCGCCACTCCACCGGCTCGTACCTGCTCGGCCTGATGCCGCCGGAGCTGATCGAGCTGCTCGACGTCCAGATCCCGGTGCTGCGCCGCGATCCGCACTACTTCCTGCCCACCCCGGGTGGTGTCGGCTCGCCGTACCTGCTGTTCGGGGCCGACCGGGAGGGCACCCGGGAGCAGATGGAACGGTTCTTCTCCCGGGCCGACGTGACGGCCGACGACGCTATGCAGGCCGAACTCGCCGCGCTCCGGGAGGACCTCGGACCGGCCTGGCTGGCCGAACCGCTGCCGGTGGAGGAGACCGCCGACCGCTACATCCGGCGCGCCCTCCGCGAGCCCTTCGTCGATCTGGTCCGCGGCTCGGTCGCCGACTACCTGGCCCGGTTCGACTTCCGCTCCGAACTGCTGGTCTCGATGTACGCCGTCACCGACGGCCTCTCCGGACTGAACGCCGGTCCGGACGACCCCGGAACCGGCCACAACTTCCTGGCCCACAACATGTGCCGGCTGCCCGGCTCGGGCGGCACCTGGATGATCGTCGCCGGTGGTATGGGCACCGTCACCAGCACCTTCGCCGACGCCGCCCGAGCCGCGGGCGCCACGATCCTCAGCGGTACGCCGGTGTCCGCGATCACCGTCGACGGCGGAGCGGCCAGTGGCGTCGTACTCGACGACGGGCGGACGGTCGACGCCGAGGTGGTGCTCGGCGCCGGTGACCCGTACCGGCTGATGGAGCTGGTGCCGGACGGCGCCCTGCCGGCGTCGCTGACCGAGCGGATGACGGCGGTCCGTCGCACCGGCACCACCCTGAAGGTCAACCTCGCCCTCTCCGGGCTGCCCCGGTTCACCTGCCTGCCCGCCGACGCGCCGAGCCCGTTCGGCGCCACCATCCACCTGCTGCCGGGCTCCACCTCGCTGCTGCCCGGTGCGACCGGCGACGAACCGCCGATGGCGGCGCTGCGCCGGATGTGGGCGGACGTCCAGGCCGGCCGGCTACCGGACGAGCCGACGATCGAGTGGTACCTGCACACCACAGTCGACCCGTCGCTGCGGGACGAGGCGGGCCACCACTCCTCCGCGCTCTTCGTCCAGTCCGTGCCGTACGCACCGACCGGCGCGTCCTGGGACGAGCTCCTGCCCGGGTACGTGGAACGACTGCTCGCGATCTGCGACCGGTACGCCCCCGGCACCACGGAACTGGTCGCCGACGCGGTTCCGTTGACCCCACCGGGCATCGAGGCGCACTTCGGCATCACCGGTGGGCACATCCACCACGTCGACAACACCGTCTCGTTCACCGACCGGATGCCGTACGCGACCGGGCTCGACGGCCTCTACGCCGGTGGTGCGGGCTGCCACCCCGGCGGCAGTGTGATCGGCGCCGCCGGACACAACGCCGCCCGGCGGATCCTCACCGACCTCGGCCAGGTCGGCCCCGGCCGGTGA